In Grus americana isolate bGruAme1 chromosome 19, bGruAme1.mat, whole genome shotgun sequence, the following are encoded in one genomic region:
- the UBE2G1 gene encoding ubiquitin-conjugating enzyme E2 G1 isoform X3, which produces MTELQSALLLRRQLAELNKNPVEGFSAGLIDDNDLYRWEVLIIGPPDTLYEGGVFKAHLTFPKDYPLRPPKMKFITEIWHPNVDKNGDVCISILHEPGEDKYGYEKPEERWLPIHTVETIMISVISMLADPNGDSPANVDAAKEWREDRNGEFKRKVARCVRKSQETAFE; this is translated from the exons AGCTCAACAAAAATCCAGTGGAAGGCTTTTCAGCGGGCTTAATAGATGACAATGATCTTTATCGATGGGAAGTCCTTATTATTGGTCCTCCAGATACACTATA TGAAGGTGGTGTTTTCAAGGCTCATCTTACTTTTCCAAAAGACTATCCACTGAGGCCGccaaaaatgaaattcatcACAGAAATCTGGCATCCGAATG TTGACAAGAATGGCGATGTCTGCATTTCAATTCTTcatgagcctggagaagacaaatATGGCTATGAAAAACCTGAGGAACGCTGGCTTCCCATTCACACAGTGGAAACTATAATGATTAGTGTTATTTCTATGCTGGCAGATCCCAATGGTGATTCTCCTGCTAATGTTGATGCAGCG AAAGAAtggagagaagacagaaatggagaatttaaaagaaaagttgcCCGCTGTGTAAGAAAAAGCCAAGAAACTGCTTTTGAGTGA
- the UBE2G1 gene encoding ubiquitin-conjugating enzyme E2 G1 isoform X4 translates to MQLLLYIKCELNKNPVEGFSAGLIDDNDLYRWEVLIIGPPDTLYEGGVFKAHLTFPKDYPLRPPKMKFITEIWHPNVDKNGDVCISILHEPGEDKYGYEKPEERWLPIHTVETIMISVISMLADPNGDSPANVDAAKEWREDRNGEFKRKVARCVRKSQETAFE, encoded by the exons AGCTCAACAAAAATCCAGTGGAAGGCTTTTCAGCGGGCTTAATAGATGACAATGATCTTTATCGATGGGAAGTCCTTATTATTGGTCCTCCAGATACACTATA TGAAGGTGGTGTTTTCAAGGCTCATCTTACTTTTCCAAAAGACTATCCACTGAGGCCGccaaaaatgaaattcatcACAGAAATCTGGCATCCGAATG TTGACAAGAATGGCGATGTCTGCATTTCAATTCTTcatgagcctggagaagacaaatATGGCTATGAAAAACCTGAGGAACGCTGGCTTCCCATTCACACAGTGGAAACTATAATGATTAGTGTTATTTCTATGCTGGCAGATCCCAATGGTGATTCTCCTGCTAATGTTGATGCAGCG AAAGAAtggagagaagacagaaatggagaatttaaaagaaaagttgcCCGCTGTGTAAGAAAAAGCCAAGAAACTGCTTTTGAGTGA